One region of Epilithonimonas zeae genomic DNA includes:
- a CDS encoding YdeI/OmpD-associated family protein — protein sequence MEKAIYDNPITLKNFENLNPSHKKELIRYINNLKTEKSIDDNIAKIIRHLNGEITFFGRKVK from the coding sequence TTGGAGAAAGCCATTTATGACAATCCTATAACTTTAAAAAACTTTGAAAATCTGAATCCTTCCCATAAAAAAGAATTGATTCGCTACATTAATAACTTAAAAACAGAAAAAAGCATTGACGATAATATTGCAAAAATCATCCGTCATCTGAATGGTGAAATCACTTTTTTTGGAAGGAAAGTCAAATAA
- the bamD gene encoding outer membrane protein assembly factor BamD has product MKKYISLVVLSMFLLSCKTEMDQAMKSADKDFILKVANEKFAKKKWADALALYDRLPNLVAGTDDAPNVVFNSAYANYYDKNYRLAANQFKNFAISFPQDPRKEEAAYLSALCYYEGSLQYNLDQSNTESAITELQGFINDYPDSERSKNINQLIDELGYKLEFKAFENAKQYFKMGEYKAASVAFENVLEDFPATKLRSKIYDISLKSKYELAINSIYDLKKERLDAAAAYAKRVSTEFPNSEYSKTADDLYIKLENEKVKFAKLQEEVEKRKAEYEARVKNAEAKENEKKDLAQEKNQLEMQKAAEQTRRDSAKINSPEPQATFKFKR; this is encoded by the coding sequence ATGAAGAAATATATCAGTTTAGTAGTATTGTCTATGTTTTTGCTGTCTTGCAAAACTGAAATGGATCAGGCAATGAAGAGTGCCGACAAAGATTTTATCTTAAAAGTTGCGAACGAAAAATTTGCAAAGAAAAAGTGGGCAGATGCCTTGGCTTTATATGACAGATTACCTAACCTTGTGGCTGGAACAGATGATGCTCCGAACGTGGTTTTCAACTCTGCGTATGCCAACTATTATGACAAAAACTACAGATTAGCGGCTAATCAATTCAAAAATTTTGCTATAAGTTTTCCTCAGGATCCCAGAAAAGAAGAAGCTGCTTACCTATCTGCACTTTGTTATTATGAAGGATCTTTGCAATATAACTTAGATCAAAGTAATACAGAATCCGCCATTACAGAATTACAAGGTTTTATCAATGATTATCCGGATTCTGAACGTTCTAAAAATATCAACCAATTAATTGATGAATTAGGTTACAAACTGGAATTCAAAGCTTTTGAAAATGCCAAACAGTATTTCAAAATGGGAGAATACAAAGCAGCTTCTGTAGCTTTCGAGAATGTTTTGGAAGATTTTCCTGCGACAAAATTGAGATCAAAAATTTATGATATTTCTTTAAAATCCAAATATGAGTTGGCTATCAACTCCATTTATGATTTGAAAAAAGAAAGATTGGATGCTGCTGCTGCTTATGCAAAAAGAGTGAGCACAGAGTTTCCTAACTCAGAATATTCTAAAACTGCAGATGATCTTTACATAAAATTGGAAAATGAAAAAGTAAAATTCGCTAAACTCCAAGAAGAAGTAGAGAAAAGAAAAGCAGAATATGAAGCTAGAGTAAAAAATGCTGAGGCTAAAGAAAACGAGAAAAAAGATCTGGCACAGGAGAAAAACCAGCTAGAAATGCAGAAGGCTGCAGAGCAGACAAGAAGAGACAGTGCAAAGATCAATTCGCCTGAGCCTCAAGCTACTTTTAAATTTAAAAGATAA
- a CDS encoding NUDIX hydrolase, whose product MQDIKVAVDAVIFGYFDKKDLQILLIKRNIEPFKGGWALPGGLVLDDENLDDAVKRELHEEAGIKPDFLEQLYTFGNVGRDPRNRVVSIAYLGLVNPSYHELFADSDADDAQWFSVNQLPKLAFDHQNIIDVALKRLRTKIQYQPIGFNLINDEFVFSDLENLYKTIIGKEIDRRNFRKKIMSYGLLNETNNLKKEGSGRPGKLFTFNQQKYKELEEEGFYFEIK is encoded by the coding sequence ATGCAAGATATAAAAGTTGCCGTCGATGCTGTTATTTTCGGCTATTTTGATAAAAAAGACCTTCAAATTCTTCTAATTAAAAGAAACATAGAACCTTTCAAAGGCGGTTGGGCGCTTCCAGGCGGTTTGGTTTTGGATGATGAGAATCTGGATGATGCCGTAAAAAGAGAATTACACGAGGAAGCTGGAATCAAGCCTGATTTTCTAGAACAACTTTATACTTTTGGAAACGTTGGTCGCGACCCGAGAAATCGTGTGGTTTCTATTGCCTATCTGGGTTTGGTCAATCCTTCTTATCACGAATTGTTTGCTGATTCCGATGCAGATGATGCACAATGGTTTAGTGTGAATCAGCTTCCAAAATTGGCTTTCGACCATCAAAATATTATTGATGTCGCATTGAAAAGACTTCGCACAAAAATCCAATATCAGCCGATTGGATTTAATCTTATTAATGATGAATTTGTTTTTTCTGACCTTGAAAATCTTTATAAAACCATTATTGGAAAGGAAATCGACCGCCGAAATTTCAGAAAAAAAATAATGAGTTATGGACTTCTCAACGAAACCAATAACCTTAAAAAAGAAGGAAGCGGAAGACCTGGAAAACTATTTACTTTCAATCAACAAAAGTATAAAGAACTGGAAGAAGAAGGTTTCTATTTTGAAATTAAATAA
- a CDS encoding DUF4835 family protein translates to MKKLLYIICALFFAQTAYSQELLATVQINNQQIAGSNTQVFRTLEKSLRDFINNTSWTGKKLQNFEKIKCNFAVVISERPSNNSFKGSIVVQATRPVFNSQYETPLMNINDTNFTFEYNENENLVFNERQFSGKNLIDVISFYIYVILGYDGDSYQLKGGQAAFDKAFKIAQNSQNQNYDGWNQIESQRNRGSLISGLQNENTSTLRTVYYSYHRSGLDNLAKQDQNPAKKIIAESLMQLKFYENNFQMNYPFSVFLETKSTEIFNIFNSGPNTSVNISELKTLMSTFSPKDIDTKWDKWK, encoded by the coding sequence ATGAAAAAATTACTTTATATAATTTGTGCTTTATTTTTTGCCCAAACGGCTTACTCACAAGAGCTTTTAGCAACAGTACAAATCAACAACCAACAAATCGCAGGAAGTAACACGCAGGTTTTCAGAACACTGGAAAAATCGTTGCGTGACTTTATCAATAATACAAGCTGGACGGGGAAAAAACTTCAGAACTTCGAAAAAATCAAATGTAATTTTGCAGTGGTTATTTCCGAACGTCCTTCAAACAACAGCTTCAAAGGTTCCATTGTGGTTCAGGCAACCAGACCTGTTTTCAATTCTCAATATGAAACGCCTTTGATGAATATCAATGATACTAATTTCACTTTCGAGTATAATGAAAATGAGAATCTTGTATTCAATGAAAGACAATTTTCAGGAAAAAACCTCATCGATGTTATTAGTTTTTACATTTATGTGATTCTTGGCTATGATGGCGACAGTTATCAATTGAAAGGTGGACAAGCAGCGTTTGACAAAGCCTTCAAGATTGCACAAAACTCTCAGAATCAAAACTATGACGGTTGGAACCAGATAGAAAGCCAAAGAAACAGAGGTTCGTTAATTTCCGGACTTCAAAACGAAAATACTTCTACACTTAGAACAGTTTATTACAGCTACCACAGATCCGGATTGGATAACTTGGCAAAACAAGATCAAAATCCGGCAAAAAAAATCATTGCAGAATCTTTGATGCAACTGAAGTTTTATGAAAATAATTTCCAGATGAATTATCCATTCAGTGTTTTTCTGGAGACCAAAAGCACGGAGATTTTCAACATTTTCAACAGCGGGCCTAATACTTCTGTTAACATCAGCGAACTTAAAACGCTGATGAGTACATTCTCTCCGAAAGACATTGATACCAAATGGGATAAATGGAAATAA
- the coaBC gene encoding bifunctional phosphopantothenoylcysteine decarboxylase/phosphopantothenate--cysteine ligase CoaBC, whose translation MSLQGKKLILGITGGIAAYKMNYLVRDFVKAGAEIKVIMTKSAEDFVSPLTFSTLSKNKVYTDFYDDNKTWNNHVELALWADLILIAPCTANTLAKITNGLCDNFLMAVYMSAKCPVVIAPAMDLDMYAHPTVTKNLQTAESFGHQIIPAEFGELASGLVGQGRLAEPETIFKFVENQFSDSEKKLTGKRFLITAGPTYENIDPVRFIGNHSSGKMGFDLAKEAAKRGAEVILISGPSSQQADDKNITLHRVTSAQEMFDEVFKYFENTDVAIMSAAVADYTPKVKATEKIKKNDNELTIELVKNKDILRTMGEQKKNQFLVGFALETQNEEENAKGKLVKKNLDLIVLNSLRDEGAGFANATNKVKFFTPTEEQSFPLKSKEDVAKDILNFIEQKL comes from the coding sequence ATGAGCTTGCAAGGCAAAAAACTGATTCTTGGGATTACCGGCGGAATTGCTGCTTACAAAATGAATTATCTCGTTCGGGATTTTGTAAAAGCTGGCGCAGAAATCAAAGTTATTATGACTAAATCTGCAGAAGATTTCGTTTCACCATTGACTTTTTCTACGCTTTCAAAAAATAAAGTTTACACCGATTTTTATGATGACAACAAAACCTGGAACAACCACGTAGAATTGGCACTTTGGGCAGATCTGATTTTGATTGCACCCTGCACAGCTAATACTTTAGCAAAAATCACCAATGGGCTTTGCGACAATTTTTTGATGGCAGTTTATATGTCTGCAAAATGTCCCGTAGTTATAGCGCCAGCTATGGATTTGGATATGTATGCACATCCAACGGTGACAAAAAATCTACAAACTGCTGAAAGTTTTGGCCATCAAATTATTCCTGCAGAATTTGGGGAATTAGCGAGTGGACTTGTTGGACAAGGGCGATTAGCAGAACCTGAAACCATTTTCAAATTTGTTGAAAATCAATTTTCTGATTCCGAGAAAAAATTAACTGGGAAAAGATTCTTGATTACTGCAGGTCCAACATACGAAAACATTGATCCGGTGAGATTTATCGGAAATCATTCTTCCGGAAAAATGGGATTTGATTTGGCAAAAGAAGCCGCGAAAAGAGGCGCTGAAGTCATTCTAATTTCCGGACCATCTTCTCAACAAGCAGATGATAAAAACATTACACTTCACAGAGTCACCTCAGCTCAGGAAATGTTTGATGAAGTTTTCAAATATTTCGAAAATACAGATGTAGCCATAATGAGCGCCGCAGTTGCAGATTATACTCCGAAAGTTAAAGCGACAGAAAAAATCAAGAAAAACGACAACGAATTAACGATAGAATTGGTTAAAAACAAAGACATTCTAAGAACAATGGGCGAACAAAAAAAGAATCAATTTTTGGTTGGTTTTGCTTTGGAAACTCAGAATGAAGAAGAAAATGCTAAAGGTAAATTAGTTAAGAAAAATCTGGATTTGATTGTTCTTAATTCTCTTCGGGATGAAGGCGCAGGTTTCGCCAATGCCACAAACAAAGTCAAATTTTTTACACCAACCGAGGAACAATCTTTTCCCTTAAAATCAAAAGAAGATGTAGCAAAAGACATCCTGAATTTTATTGAACAGAAATTGTAA
- the lepA gene encoding translation elongation factor 4 — MKNIRNFCIIAHIDHGKSTLADRLLEYTNTVSQRELQSQTLDDMDLEKERGITIKSHAIQMDYEYKGEKFVLNLIDTPGHVDFSYEVSRSIAACEGALLIVDAAQSIQAQTISNLYLALENDLTIIPILNKIDLPSANPEEVTDEIMNLIGCEYEDVLRVSGKTGEGVHHLLEQIVERIPAPVGDPDAPLQALIFDSVYNPFRGIEAYFKVVNGSITKNEKIKFFATGKEYGADEVGTLKLKQVPKKTVECGDVGYLVSGIKDAREVKVGDTITSFNKPAAGPIEGFEEVKPMVFAGIYPIDSEDFEELRFSLEKLRLNDASLVFEPESSAALGFGFRCGFLGMLHMEIVQERLDREFNMNVITTVPNVSYFGYSKKEPEVPILINNPSEMMDPSIMDRVEEPFIKASIITKSDFVGSVMTLCIEKRGEIVNQSYLTSERVELIFNMPLAEVVFDFYDRLKSISKGYASFDYHPIGFRASKLVKMDILINGDMVDALSSLIHDSNAYHIGKKMCEKLRELIPRQQFDIAVQAALGTKVIARETIKALRKDVTAKCYGGDISRKRKLLEKQKEGKKKMKQIGRVEVPQSAFMAVLKLND, encoded by the coding sequence ATGAAAAATATCAGGAATTTCTGCATCATTGCACATATCGACCACGGTAAAAGTACATTGGCAGATCGTCTTTTAGAATATACAAACACTGTTAGTCAAAGGGAATTGCAGTCGCAAACCTTGGACGATATGGATCTTGAGAAAGAACGTGGTATCACGATCAAGTCTCACGCAATCCAAATGGATTATGAATATAAAGGAGAAAAATTTGTTCTTAATCTAATTGATACACCAGGACACGTTGACTTTTCTTACGAAGTCTCCCGTTCCATTGCGGCTTGTGAAGGAGCGCTTTTGATTGTTGATGCAGCTCAAAGTATCCAGGCACAAACAATTAGTAACTTATATTTGGCTTTGGAAAATGATTTAACAATTATTCCAATTCTTAATAAAATTGACCTTCCTTCTGCAAATCCGGAAGAAGTAACCGATGAAATTATGAATCTTATCGGTTGCGAGTATGAAGATGTTTTAAGAGTGTCTGGAAAAACAGGTGAAGGCGTTCATCATTTATTGGAACAAATTGTTGAAAGGATTCCGGCACCGGTTGGTGATCCTGATGCACCACTTCAAGCCTTGATTTTTGACTCGGTTTACAATCCATTTAGAGGAATTGAAGCTTATTTCAAAGTTGTGAATGGAAGCATTACTAAAAACGAGAAAATCAAATTCTTCGCAACAGGAAAAGAATATGGCGCTGATGAAGTTGGAACTTTGAAATTGAAACAAGTTCCAAAGAAAACGGTTGAATGTGGTGATGTAGGTTATTTGGTTTCCGGTATCAAAGATGCTCGTGAAGTAAAAGTTGGAGATACAATTACTTCTTTTAACAAGCCTGCAGCTGGACCAATTGAAGGTTTTGAGGAAGTAAAACCAATGGTTTTCGCAGGGATTTATCCAATCGATTCTGAGGATTTTGAAGAATTAAGATTCTCTCTTGAAAAATTAAGACTGAATGACGCTTCTTTGGTTTTCGAACCGGAAAGCTCGGCGGCTCTTGGTTTCGGGTTCCGATGCGGATTCCTGGGAATGTTGCATATGGAAATCGTCCAGGAACGTTTGGATAGAGAATTCAATATGAACGTGATTACCACGGTTCCGAACGTATCTTATTTTGGTTATTCTAAAAAGGAACCAGAAGTTCCAATCTTAATCAATAACCCGTCAGAAATGATGGATCCATCGATAATGGACAGAGTAGAAGAACCTTTTATCAAAGCTTCTATCATTACAAAATCAGATTTCGTAGGCTCTGTAATGACACTTTGTATCGAGAAACGTGGAGAGATTGTTAACCAAAGTTATTTAACTTCCGAAAGAGTAGAATTGATTTTTAATATGCCTTTAGCTGAGGTTGTTTTCGATTTCTATGACAGATTGAAGTCTATTTCCAAGGGTTACGCATCTTTCGATTATCATCCAATTGGATTTAGAGCTTCGAAGTTGGTGAAAATGGATATTTTGATCAACGGCGATATGGTAGATGCTTTATCTTCATTAATTCACGATTCTAACGCTTATCACATTGGTAAAAAAATGTGTGAAAAACTCCGTGAGTTGATTCCGAGACAACAATTTGATATTGCGGTTCAGGCAGCTTTGGGAACGAAAGTTATTGCAAGGGAAACCATCAAAGCATTAAGAAAAGACGTTACTGCAAAATGTTACGGTGGAGATATTTCCAGAAAACGTAAACTTCTTGAGAAGCAGAAAGAAGGTAAGAAAAAGATGAAACAAATTGGTAGAGTTGAGGTTCCGCAATCAGCTTTTATGGCAGTTTTGAAGCTGAATGACTAA
- a CDS encoding SPFH domain-containing protein — translation MFGFRHIKFDSMTYVLHFKNGKTVKEGRGLSFFYFAPNSSIVAIPMGSNDLPFIFNENTHDYQTVKIQGQISYKITDPKALSNTLDFTVNESGVYKKNDIEKLNQRIINLAQTATSSFIHQLSLKDAIRSAKQIEGNILEGLMNSEAIKTMGIEILGANILAVQTTPEMARALETETREKLQQQADEAIYERRNFAVEQERKIKESELNTEIAVEEKQKQIEEKRMETEVQQEENNRILREMKIAADISVENQRKQLIEQKTENDRKEAETQGYILETSLKPYKEIDWKVLSALGGNQDAKSNIALAFRELAENAGKIVNLNISPDLLDTILK, via the coding sequence ATGTTCGGTTTCAGACACATCAAATTCGATTCAATGACTTACGTTCTTCATTTTAAAAATGGAAAAACTGTGAAAGAAGGAAGAGGTCTATCATTTTTTTATTTTGCTCCCAACTCATCTATCGTCGCAATTCCGATGGGAAGTAATGATTTGCCCTTTATCTTTAATGAAAATACGCACGATTATCAAACCGTCAAAATTCAGGGACAAATCAGTTATAAAATTACGGACCCGAAAGCACTTTCAAATACATTGGATTTTACTGTAAACGAATCTGGAGTTTACAAGAAAAATGATATTGAAAAGCTCAATCAGAGAATTATCAATCTTGCTCAGACTGCAACTTCTTCTTTTATTCATCAATTAAGTTTGAAAGATGCGATTCGTTCTGCAAAACAGATTGAAGGTAATATTCTGGAAGGATTGATGAATTCTGAGGCAATAAAAACGATGGGAATTGAAATTCTTGGAGCTAATATTCTTGCTGTTCAAACTACTCCGGAAATGGCAAGAGCTTTAGAAACGGAAACCAGAGAAAAACTACAGCAACAAGCTGATGAAGCGATATATGAAAGAAGAAATTTTGCGGTAGAACAGGAAAGAAAAATCAAAGAATCTGAACTGAATACAGAAATTGCTGTAGAAGAAAAGCAAAAGCAAATCGAAGAAAAAAGGATGGAAACCGAAGTTCAGCAAGAGGAAAATAACAGGATTCTGAGAGAGATGAAAATTGCCGCAGATATTTCTGTTGAAAATCAGAGAAAACAGCTCATTGAACAAAAAACGGAAAACGACAGAAAAGAAGCGGAAACTCAAGGTTATATCCTGGAAACTTCTTTAAAACCTTATAAAGAAATCGACTGGAAAGTGTTGAGTGCTTTGGGCGGAAATCAAGATGCAAAAAGCAATATTGCTCTAGCTTTCAGAGAATTGGCGGAAAATGCCGGCAAAATAGTAAACCTTAATATCAGCCCTGATTTGCTGGATACTATTTTGAAATAA
- a CDS encoding GH3 auxin-responsive promoter family protein produces MATKALFNSVVNWFILQRMDQIEHFIKYPVETQEGLLFSQLFHAEETEYGQKYGFSTIANYKDFQKKVPIVCYEDFEPYIERARQGHKDVFWPGVIKQFAKSSGTTNAKSKYIPITTESLEDCHYKAGKDMVALYVNNHPESELFQHKNLRLGGSAEIYQDFNTKFGDLSAILIENLPFWVEIINTPSKKTSLMSEWESKMKAIIGEVKNEDVGSLTGVPSWMMVLLQRTLQETGKNNIGELWPNLEVFFHGGISFKPYKNQYKDIIGKDIRYYEIYNASEGFFGIQDQAGSDEMLLMLDYGIFYEFIPMDEYYSGSRNAIPISEVELNKNYAVVITTNGGLWRYLIGDTVKFTSIKPYRIKVSGRTKHYINAFGEELMIDNVETALKIACENLNASISDYTGAPVFMTNNSKGCHEWIFEFTKQPTCIDEFTEVFDKTLKTLNSDYEAKRYNDITLRKPIIHSAKPNLFYEWMASRGKLGGQNKVPRLSNDREYIDPLLELNQQ; encoded by the coding sequence ATGGCAACGAAAGCACTTTTTAATTCAGTAGTCAATTGGTTTATTCTTCAACGGATGGATCAGATTGAACATTTTATCAAGTATCCCGTGGAAACGCAGGAAGGCCTTTTGTTTTCTCAACTCTTCCACGCAGAAGAAACAGAATATGGGCAGAAGTATGGCTTCAGCACCATTGCCAATTATAAAGATTTTCAGAAAAAGGTTCCAATTGTCTGTTATGAGGATTTCGAACCTTATATAGAAAGAGCAAGGCAAGGACACAAAGATGTTTTCTGGCCCGGTGTGATAAAGCAGTTTGCAAAATCTTCCGGAACAACCAATGCCAAAAGCAAATACATCCCAATTACTACAGAGAGTCTTGAGGATTGTCATTACAAGGCTGGGAAAGATATGGTGGCACTTTATGTGAACAATCATCCGGAAAGTGAGCTGTTCCAACACAAAAACCTCAGACTGGGTGGAAGTGCAGAAATCTATCAGGATTTCAATACAAAATTTGGAGATTTATCTGCAATTCTGATTGAAAATCTTCCTTTTTGGGTAGAGATCATCAATACACCTAGTAAAAAAACGTCGTTGATGTCCGAATGGGAAAGCAAGATGAAAGCAATCATTGGCGAAGTGAAGAATGAAGATGTGGGAAGTTTGACAGGTGTCCCGAGTTGGATGATGGTACTTTTGCAAAGAACATTGCAGGAAACAGGCAAAAATAATATCGGAGAACTTTGGCCGAATTTGGAAGTGTTTTTCCACGGTGGAATTAGCTTTAAGCCTTACAAAAATCAATATAAAGATATCATCGGGAAAGATATCCGATATTATGAGATCTACAATGCTTCAGAAGGTTTTTTTGGTATACAAGACCAGGCTGGGAGCGATGAGATGTTGCTGATGTTGGATTACGGTATTTTCTATGAGTTCATTCCGATGGATGAGTATTACTCAGGAAGTAGAAACGCTATTCCAATTTCTGAAGTAGAATTGAATAAAAATTACGCTGTCGTGATTACGACTAATGGTGGACTTTGGCGTTATCTGATTGGCGATACGGTTAAGTTCACATCCATCAAACCATACCGAATCAAAGTTTCCGGCAGAACCAAACATTACATCAACGCTTTTGGAGAAGAATTGATGATTGATAATGTGGAAACTGCACTTAAGATAGCTTGTGAAAACCTTAATGCAAGTATTTCTGATTATACAGGCGCTCCGGTTTTTATGACCAATAATAGTAAGGGTTGTCACGAATGGATTTTCGAATTTACCAAACAACCAACTTGTATTGATGAATTTACAGAAGTCTTTGACAAAACCCTCAAGACTTTGAATTCCGATTACGAGGCGAAACGTTACAATGATATTACGTTGAGAAAACCAATCATCCATTCGGCGAAACCAAATTTGTTTTATGAATGGATGGCAAGTCGCGGAAAATTAGGTGGACAAAATAAAGTTCCAAGATTGAGCAACGATAGAGAATATATAGATCCTTTATTAGAGCTTAATCAGCAATAA
- a CDS encoding DNA-directed RNA polymerase subunit omega, translating into MSIKDTKAEVSTITYDKDKIEEKVGSIYEAIVIMGKRAEQINAEIRSELHGKLDEFAVHNSTLEEVFENREQIEISKHYEKLPKPTSIALKEWLDDEIYFRKTEEKK; encoded by the coding sequence ATGAGTATTAAAGATACAAAAGCTGAAGTAAGTACAATTACTTACGACAAAGATAAAATCGAAGAAAAAGTAGGTAGCATCTATGAGGCTATCGTAATCATGGGTAAAAGAGCAGAGCAAATCAATGCTGAGATCCGTTCTGAACTTCATGGAAAATTGGATGAGTTTGCTGTTCACAACTCAACTTTGGAAGAAGTTTTTGAAAACAGAGAACAAATCGAAATCTCTAAACATTACGAAAAACTTCCAAAACCAACTTCTATCGCTTTGAAAGAATGGTTGGATGATGAAATCTATTTCAGAAAAACTGAAGAAAAGAAATAA
- a CDS encoding DNA repair protein RecN, with protein sequence MLSRIFIQNFALIDKLEIDLKNGLQVITGETGAGKSIILGALRLIMGERADVKSFAKSDAKSIVETEFRITENFKYFFEENDLDYEEQSVIRRDILPNGKSRAFINDVPVTLDILKELSSKLIDIHSQFETSNLFTEQFQFGILDGLAKNKTLLADYQSQYFGYQSTKREIEQLKSALAENNKESDYKNFLLAELEEAQLENIDFEELQNQLNTQENAEQISEQLSQSLSKLNQEDFGILSSLFDVKNKMQKLSELSSEYEEISQRLEASYLELKDVNSEIESKAENLEINPALLQQLLTSVNKINALFLKHQVDNIEDLLKIKEELSSSQSSLETIEIQIEEKENQLKIIEIQLASLSKKLSENRTKFSSNLENKAKEIFAQLGLEKAILKIDLSDSATYNLHGKNNIQILFQANSGFPLKPIQGAVSGGERSRVMLVIKKIMAENNALPTLILDEIDTGVSGRIAEEMGKLMKEMSQDLQLIVITHLAQVAAKGNENYKVVKFDENAVTKTTIVKLSEDEKLNEIAQLISGSKITEAAISQAKELIG encoded by the coding sequence ATGCTTTCTAGAATTTTTATTCAAAATTTTGCTTTAATCGATAAATTAGAAATCGATTTAAAAAACGGATTACAAGTCATCACCGGAGAAACTGGTGCAGGAAAATCTATTATTCTTGGTGCACTTCGACTGATTATGGGTGAAAGAGCCGATGTGAAGTCTTTTGCTAAATCTGATGCCAAAAGTATTGTAGAAACAGAGTTCCGAATCACTGAAAACTTCAAATATTTTTTTGAAGAAAATGATCTGGATTATGAAGAGCAATCCGTCATCAGAAGAGACATTCTGCCAAACGGAAAATCCCGCGCTTTCATCAACGATGTTCCTGTAACGCTTGATATTCTGAAAGAATTGTCATCAAAACTGATAGACATCCATTCTCAATTTGAAACTTCTAATCTTTTTACAGAACAATTTCAATTCGGAATTCTGGACGGATTGGCAAAAAATAAAACATTATTAGCCGATTATCAAAGTCAATATTTCGGTTATCAAAGTACAAAACGAGAGATTGAGCAACTGAAATCTGCACTGGCTGAGAATAATAAAGAATCTGATTACAAGAACTTTTTGCTTGCAGAGTTGGAAGAAGCCCAACTTGAAAATATTGATTTTGAGGAATTGCAAAATCAGCTGAATACTCAGGAAAATGCAGAGCAAATCAGTGAACAGCTTTCTCAGAGCCTTTCAAAACTTAATCAGGAAGATTTTGGAATTTTAAGCAGTTTGTTTGATGTTAAAAATAAGATGCAGAAATTGTCCGAATTATCTTCTGAATATGAAGAAATCAGCCAACGTTTGGAAGCTTCTTATCTTGAACTTAAGGACGTCAATTCTGAAATAGAATCTAAAGCTGAAAATCTCGAGATAAATCCGGCTTTACTTCAACAATTATTGACATCCGTTAATAAAATCAATGCATTATTTCTGAAACATCAGGTTGATAATATTGAAGACTTACTTAAAATAAAAGAAGAATTATCTTCCAGTCAAAGTTCTCTAGAAACCATTGAAATTCAAATCGAAGAAAAAGAAAATCAACTTAAGATAATCGAAATTCAATTGGCTTCTTTGAGTAAAAAACTCTCTGAAAATCGAACTAAGTTTTCCAGCAATTTAGAAAATAAAGCCAAAGAAATCTTCGCTCAATTAGGTTTGGAAAAAGCCATTTTAAAGATTGATTTGTCTGATTCTGCTACATACAATCTTCACGGTAAAAATAATATCCAGATTTTGTTTCAGGCCAACTCCGGTTTTCCTTTGAAACCTATTCAAGGTGCTGTTTCTGGTGGAGAACGTTCCAGAGTAATGCTTGTCATAAAAAAGATAATGGCAGAGAATAATGCGCTTCCAACGTTAATCCTTGATGAAATTGACACTGGTGTTTCCGGAAGAATTGCTGAAGAAATGGGAAAACTGATGAAGGAAATGTCACAGGATCTGCAACTCATCGTCATCACACATCTTGCGCAAGTTGCAGCCAAAGGAAATGAGAATTACAAAGTGGTGAAATTTGATGAAAATGCGGTGACCAAAACTACGATTGTAAAACTTTCAGAAGACGAAAAACTGAATGAAATTGCACAGCTGATTTCAGGCTCTAAGATTACCGAGGCAGCAATTTCTCAGGCTAAGGAATTGATTGGATAA